A window of the Fusarium poae strain DAOMC 252244 chromosome 3, whole genome shotgun sequence genome harbors these coding sequences:
- a CDS encoding hypothetical protein (MEROPS:MER0015601~BUSCO:31827at5125), with the protein MPIPYAMQYGTQADGDNQTDENTSIAPSLRRSNRLASKTLQQTKAIVAMSGPRRNPKRKACEAADEVNHRINSGDELLNEALAPLSQEDIEEWEGWIELESEPAFFNIILRDLGVQNVKAQEIFTIDHESLSHLPQPVYGLIFLFQYLPGIEEPNEEQDASDTTNNACATVAMLNIVMNAEGIDLGDKLQAFKESTKELSTALRGHQISKNRFIRTIHNSFTRRMDHLNADLFLENESSEAKSTANKKRSAPKGAKRAPPRKKKTDSDYGFHFIAYVPAGGYVWELDGLQYKPCRLDPVPSSSEWTSVAGPQIEARMLQYEESQLSFNLLALCQSPLAAHSQTIARAAASLQFLCTNTGLPEFEMLVRGEKLPLDIDDESQLSEFNITKSDITSAQIPSALHYKLKRPGFDTQSAYELYHELVIDVKAAVGEFRAEMAAISDDEQRVKGRKKDYGPVLHKWMTKLAQRGVLEDVIKAT; encoded by the exons ATGCCAATCCCATACGCTATGCAATACGGAACACAAGCTGATGGCGATAACCAGACTGATGAGAATACATCTATCGCGCCTTCGCTGCGTCGCTCGAATCGTCTAGCTTCTAAAACTCTCCAGCAAACCAAAGCCATAGTCGCCATGAGCGGGCCGAGACGAAATCCCAAGCGCAAGGCCTGTGAGGCAGCGGATGAGGTAAATCATCGTATTAATTCGGGCGACGAACTTCTCAACGAGGCCCTAGCTCCGTTATCTCAAGAGGATATCGAGGAGTGGGAAGGTTGGATAGAACTTGAGTCGGAACCAGCTTTCTTCAACATCATACTCCGAGATCTTGGTGTTCAGAATGTGAAGGCGCAAGAGATATTCACCATTGACCACGAATCTCTTTCACATCTGCC GCAGCCAGTCTATGGCCtgatcttcctcttccagtATCTACCTGGAATAGAGGAACCGAATGAAGAACAAGATGCAAGCGAC ACTACCAACAATGCATGCGCTACTGTTGCTATGCTCAATATTGTCATGAATGCTGAAGGGATCGACCTTGGCGACAAACTGCAAGCCTTCAAAGAGTCAACAAAGGAGCTCAGCACTGCCCTACGTGGTCACCAAATTAGCAAAAACAGATTCATCCGCACTATACACAATTCTTTCACGCGTCGGATGGATCATCTAAATGCTGACCTGTTTCTCGAAAATGAATCATCCGAGGCAAAGTCCACTGCAAATAAAAAACGCTCGGCGCCGAAAGGGGCCAAAAGAGCACCTCCGCGAAAGAAGAAAACAGACTCTGACTATGGCTTTCATTTCATCGCCTATGTGCCTGCAGGAGGCTATGTGTGGGAGTTAGATGGACTTCAGTATAAGCCTTGCAGGCTGG ACCCAGTTCCTAGTTCATCTGAATGGACATCAGTCGCAGGGCCTCAGATTGAGGCACGAATGCTACAATATGAGGAAAGCCAGCTTTCATTCAACCTTCTAGCACTATGCCAAAGCCCTCTGGCAGCACACTCACAAACCATTGCCCGTGCCGCAGCATCTCTACAATTCCTTTGTACCAATACCGGACTCCCTGAGTTTGAAATGCTTGTCCGTGGAGAGAAACTTCCTCTCGATATTGACGATGAGTCTCAGCTTTCCGAATTCAACATTACCAAATCAGATATCACCAGTGCGCAGATCCCCAGCGCCCTGCACTATAAGCTCAAGAGGCCTGGCTTCGATACCCAATCCGCCTATGAGCTGTATCATGAGCTTGTGATAGATGTCAAGGCAGCCGTGGGCGAGTTTCGCGCGGAGATGGCAGCCATATCGGACGATGAGCAACGAGTCAAGGGACGTAAGAAAGACTACGGACCTGTGCTGCACAAGTGGATGACGAAACTTGCTCAAAGGGGGGTTCTGGAGGACGTTATCAAGGCAACCTAA
- a CDS encoding hypothetical protein (BUSCO:11461at5125) produces MSLLQIPDEIIQHLLYYISPEDNLCSFQFLSHRLRHLANEPLLWRYHCQNSFTFWNPEHNFYRRIRGRASSTPWKEIFLVRKSRNAQVERLLVEILETKVGRLKRFEKVCKLGYDAKDFLLEQCNADDSAEDVLARRYYSNSLLDSIHRSLAIEEWYNIQQASRNNNRQPANLSLERALGAFDLFVLHDQPGDLDDIGLILDRLAADFRDTQPSIDGMSTRQKALELNHWLRCNNLTGLQHPDRSYRNLRNCLIGQALRHEDHDSIPIISSAIFCCIAERLGLQAQCCAFPTHVHAIVFAENGKTLDSVPVIEDDAPLERMYLDPYGSSEEIPMADLRSMLAHFGWQTSTDVFLSPVSPVAIAMRTARNIRATASRVIEAREQADPELTRLITGNDSSNIDAALYSALWASLLLTPVDSFEWDEVLEPFLNRFAKSWHVDAWLVEKYIFPLYDRFGPLRERIMRNNPRRWDDPREVIYLVNEFDEVPPPVFQRNSVRTQHVLYKIGQVFKHRRYGWVGAVNGWTDQELPNRLRPRNKTFYTCLRTTGPERHVVAEDNIMLIEDPSEIPDSLFRQAGKFFKRFDAETCTFVSNINEQYPDD; encoded by the exons ATGTCCCTTTTACAGATACCAGATGAGATTATTCAACATTTGCTCTACTACATCTCTCCCGAAGACAACCTGTGCAGTTTTCAGTTTCTCTCCCATCGCTTGAGGCACTTAGCCAATGAACCGCTTCTCTGGAGATATCATTGCCAAAACAGCTTCACTTTCTGGAACCCAGAACACAACTTCTACCGTCGTATAAGAGGCAGAGCTTCTAGCACACCCTGGAAGGAAATATTTCTCGTCCGGAAGTCGCGCAATGCGCAGGTTGAACGCCTCTTGGTTGAGATCCTAGAGACTAAAGTTGGTCGCCTAAAGCGGTTTGAAAAAGTTTGCAAACTCGGTTATGACGCCAAAGATTTTCTCCTAGAGCAGTGCAATGCCGATGATTCCGCTGAAGATGTTTTGGCCAGACG ATACTACAGTAATTCCCTGCTGGACAGTATCCACAGATCTCTTGCCATCGAGGAGTGGTATAATATTCAACAGGCGAGCAGGAACAACAACAGACAGCCAGCAAACCTCAGTCTTGAGCGAGCACTGGGCGCATTCGATCTATTTGTTTTGCATGACCAGCCTGGGGATTTAGATGAT ATTGGCCTTATTCTGGATAGATTGGCTGCCGATTTTCGCGACACTCAGCCAAGCATCGATGGCATGTCCACGCGGCAAAAAGCGTTGGAGTTGAACCACTGGCTTCGGTGTAACAATCTCACAGGCTTGCAGCATCCTGATCGCAGTTACCGCAACCTGCGAAACTGTCTCATTGGTCAGGCTCTTCGTCACGAAGACCACGACTCGATCCCTATCATCTCGAGCGCTATTTTTTGTTGTATCGCAGAACGACTGGGCTTACAAGCGCAATGCTGTGCTTTCCCTACTCACGTTCACGCCATAGTCTTTGCCGAGAATGGAAAGACTTTGGATAGCGTGCCTGTCATCGAGGATGATGCGCCTCTTGAAAGGATGTATCTGGATCCATATGGCTCTAGTGAGGAAATACCCATGGCTGATCTAAGATCTATGCTGGCTCATTTCGGCTGGCAGACAAGCACTGATGTGTTTCTATCTCCTGTAAGTCCTGTTGCGATCGCTATGCGAACAGCACGCAACATCAGAGCCACCGCTTCCAGGGTGATCGAAGCACGAGAGCAAGCGGATCCTGAACTCACGCGATTGATAACCGGGAACGATTCGTCCAATATAGACGCTGCTCTTTATTCAGCGTTGTGGGCTTCGCTGCTCCTCACACCTGTCGACTCCTTTGAATGGGATGAGGTCCTGGAACCGTTCCTGAACCGATTCGCCAAGAGCTGGCACGTAGATGCTTGGCTAGTCGAGAAGTATATTTTTCCTCTGTACGACAGATTTGGCCCCCTCCGTGAGAGGATCATGAGGAACAACCCCCGTCGATGGGATGACCCTCGCGAGGTGATATACCTTGTGAACGAGTTTGATGAGGTCCCTCCTCCAGTTTTCCAGAGGAACAGCGTGCGGACACAGCATGTGCTTTACAAGATTGGGCAGGTTTTTAAACACCGACGATACGGCTGGGTCGGTGCTGTGAACGGTTGGACTGACCAGG AACTGCCCAACCGGCTTCGCCCGCGCAACAAGACCTTCTACACGTGCTT ACGCACAACAGGACCCGAACGCCATGTTGTCGCCGAGGATAATATCATGTTGATTGAGGATCCGAGCGAGATTCCAGATTCTCTGTTCCGCCAAGCTGGGAAGTTTTTCAAGCGATTTGATGCTGAGACATGCACATTTGTGTCTAACATTAATGAACAATACCCCGACGACTAG
- a CDS encoding hypothetical protein (BUSCO:3646at5125) has product MPDFDNGALDTPRTNVGDATYLGQPDFGDITQEASFQSPPKDGNLLQQLRNGRSNGIDLRTPRQRGPLADRRNLPPSVGGAEFTPLLKSATRNSVRRFGKENGTAVPNTPALDKIDEGDLTPVPRGDTSIYMGSRNQSYLENTIPEVDTSSATSTPLTVPRRRGGDKGPLQDGNQLSLREQENVIDRIEKENFGLKLKIHFLEEALRKAGPGFSEAALKENTELKVDKVTMQRELHKYKKHLTTAEKDLESYRQQMLEVQEKAKRKYANQSSQAEMDKLQRLLEDREADIEDLQRQLQQQKGSNDQVEKLQDDIGDLEADIQEKDRQLTEREDELEDLKDQMEALRDKAAEAEERAKDAQRKMIALEEKAQHDDELDDAKDTIQDLEHNIRRLEAQVEDVKAKMEEAMAEKDRAENDLEELQEDMANKSVVTKGLSRQIEEKVARLQEELDQSGQEYATLEKEHSKVTQENSSLQSAVKELRKSQERSDRERDSLSTRIEELEVDLNDRTDEKNILQSRHDNLLSESKSLQREIERLEVECQELEEGLVEEREHALEIEKDIRGQYKAEMDRLNDEISDLQAEIREKDNLYDNDSEKWETEKQNLESERKRAEEKAAGLQRTIDRLKEVEGTISDKESKLQIAIQSEAERHRSEEGLLTRQIEDLQDALETRQTLLTNLRNELSAVRDELRQTQIEHQAQTRKAAALEDEVDVLQTTLDEEQNAGRYEADAAKRECEDLREQLKSLRQRTTSSQSASTQVLSKEIDDLREQLRDARKRADMLEGASLETDGLKEQLRTMRQRAGSSEAVSQEIDDLKEELKTWRQRAESAQSAISTSEQEAKQSTESMTRMKWQLSDANSQLDKVSKEKQSLQDQIAKINAELHSVSTSLAEVKAERDELDGEIRRTKLHDNETLRVDQERLDLRTAKLKLDNEVRRLKDENKALIEQRDVIEKNLEDEIEKAAEEEERLGQEILQLQTKLRTSSSTDNHDLAAARRTIRELERRVEDYETQLNNTRQLSNNFEGNSELSLIRKDLSAARQKELEFLQKETANRDVLKGLKRQITDLERQVHETEVSRLIASPKSSTTDSGRKTEVTELRSQLSAAQKSIHDLKSKNREAERKAMQVSQDFQRQLDDLEDQKIVLEEVLEEARQQAEETAAQHERALRRMKHQLDKAERERNTLATLQPNISKHDQQLRKNQVEMENLEHDVLQQQEIIDNLAASEASLRRKLDRARNERAAFRMSAEKLQKDLERVKVAAVAARAGTSDRRNAVDRKALDLTIEGADQALETVIRAAESADERHKKELRGMLMQMEWMQARFKREASLRADAAYAKKFLQLQLDVANACNKAQLRELEDIRTNLLGNKKALALPGHTTVSHSSTTKPTLKTFLVMARFIARVRLSANNWAKQEVVRRKLVSATEEQRKVKRSRQLKVVKAEG; this is encoded by the exons ATGCCCGACTTTGACAACGGCGCGCTCGATACCCCGCGAACAAACGTCGGCGACGCAACTTACCTTGGACAGCCCGACTTTGGCGACATCACACAAGAAGCATCATTCCAATCACCTCCGAAAGATGGGAACTTACTACAACAACTTCGCAATGGCCGCTCCAATGGCATTGATCTTCGCACCCCGCGCCAAAGAGGACCCTTGGCCGACCGACGAAATCTTCCTCCCAGCGTAGGAGGTGCTGAATTTACACCTCTACTCAAGTCAGCGACCAGAAATAGTGTGCGACGCTTCGGAAAAGAGAACGGCACAGCAGTGCCAAATACACCTGCGCTGGACAAAATCGACGAGGGTGACTTGACACCAGTCCCTCGTGGCGACACATCCATATATATGGGATCGCGCAACCAGTCTTATCTGGAGAACACCATACCTGAGGTCGATACAAGTAGCGCCACATCGACCCCGTTAACGGTTCCCCGGAGGAGAGGCGGCGATAAGGGACCTCTGCAAGATGGTAACCAGCTGTCGCTACGAGAACAGGAAAACGTGATCGATAGGATTGAGAAGGAGAACTTTGGACTGAAGCTCAAGATTCATTTCCTTGAAGAAGCGCTCCGAAAAGCAGGGCCTGGCTTTAGTGAAGCCGCCTTGAAGGAGAATACCGAACTCAAGGTCGACAAAGTCACAATGCAAAGAGAGCTTCACAAATACAAGAAACACTTAACAACCGCTGAGAAGGACCTTGAGAGCTATCGACAGCAAATGCTCGAGGTGCAGGAAAAGGCTAAGCGAAAGTATGCCAACCAGAGTAGTCAAGCCGAGATGGACAAACTGCAGCGCCTATTGGAAGACCGCGAGGCAGATATCGAGGATCTCCAGCGACAATTACAACAACAAAAAGGAAGCAATGACCAGGTCGAAAAACTCCAAGACGATATTGGAGATCTCGAGGCGGACATTCAGGAGAAAGACCGACAACTCACCGAACGGGAAGATGAACTGGAAGATTTGAAGGATCAGATGGAGGCTCTGAGAGATAAGGCcgcagaagcagaagagagGGCCAAGGATGCTCAGCGCAAAATGATCGCgttggaggagaaggctCAACACGACGATGAGCTCGACGACGCCAAGGACACAATCCAAGATCTCGAGCATAATATTCGTCGTCTCGAGGCACAGGTCGAGGATGTGAAAGCcaagatggaagaagctaTGGCTGAAAAAGATCGAGCCGAGAACGATCTCGAAGAGCTTCAGGAAGACATGGCCAACAAGTCTGTGGTCACAAAGGGACTCTCTCGTCAGATTGAAGAGAAGGTGGCGCGCTTACAAGAGGAACTCGATCAATCTGGCCAGGAGTATGCGACTTTGGAGAAGGAACACAGCAAGGTGACCCAGGAGAACAGTTCTTTACAATCCGCTGTCAAAGAGCTCAGGAAGAGTCAAGAAAGATCTGATCGCGAGCGGGATTCCTTGTCAACTAGGATCGAGGAGCTTGAAGTCGACCTCAACGACCGTACCGACGAGAAGAACATACTTCAATCCCGACATGATAACCTACTATCCGAATCCAAGTCTCTACAAAGAGAaatcgagaggctggaggTAGAATGCCAAGAgcttgaggaaggccttgtagaagaaagagaacatGCCCTCGAGATTGAGAAAGACATCCGTGGCCAGTATAAAGCCGAGAtggatcgcctgaatgacgaAATCTCAGACCTCCAGGCTGAAATTCGGGAGAAGGACAACCTTTATGATAACGACAGCGAAAAATGGGAAACAGAGAAGCAGAATCTTGAATCGGAGCGCAAGCGCGCCGAAGAGAAAGCGGCGGGTCTACAAAGAACCATCGATCGCCTCAAAGAGGTAGAAGGAACTATCTCAGACAAGGAGTCGAAGCTACAAATAGCCATTCAGAGCGAGGCTGAGCGACACAGGAGCGAGGAAGGTCTCCTCACCCGGCAAATCGAAGATCTTCAAGACGCCCTAGAGACCCGGCAGACACTCCTTACGAATTTACGCAATGAACTCTCCGCAGTTCGTGACGAGTTACGACAGACGCAGATCGAGCACCAGGCCCAAACCCGAAAGGCAGCCGCCTTGGAAGATGAGGTAGATGTTCTGCAAACAACTCTCGATGAAGAACAAAACGCTGGACGTTATGAAGCCGATGCTGCCAAGCGAGAGTGTGAGGATTTGAGAGAACAGCTCAAATCCTTGAGGCAACGCACCACTTCATCCCAATCAGCATCAACGCAAGTGTTGAGTAAGGAGATTGATGACCTGAGAGAGCAGTTGAGAGATGCGCGCAAGAGAGCAGACATGCTCGAGGGTGCTAGTCTCGAAACAGATGGTTTGAAGGAGCAACTGAGGACCATGCGTCAACGGGCGGGCTCATCTGAAGCTGTAAGCCAAGAGATTGATGATCTGAAGGAAGAACTAAAGACATGGCGACAACGAGCCGAGTCAGCTCAATCCGCCATCTCTACTTCAGAACAAGAAGCTAAACAGTCAACGGAGTCCATGACACGGATGAAGTGGCAACTTTCAGATGCGAACTCTCAACTGGACAAAGTGTCGAAGGAAAAACAATCTCTCCAAGACCAGATAGCCAAAATCAACGCCGAGCTGCATTCTGTAAGCACTTCTCTAGCCGAAGTCAAAGCAGAGCGTGACGAACTTGATGGCGAAATACGCCGGACAAAACTCCACGACAATGAGACTCTTCGTGTTGACCAGGAAAGACTCGATCTCCGTACGGCCAAACTCAAGCTTGACAATGAAGTGCGCCGTCTAAAGGATGAGAACAAGGCTCTGATTGAGCAACGAGATGTGATTGAAAAGAATCTAGAAGACGAAATCGAGAAAGccgctgaggaggaggagcgtcTGGGTCAGGAAATTCTTCAACTGCAGACCAAACTACGAACATCGTCATCGACAGACAATCATGAtcttgctgctgctcgtCGCACCATTCGTGAACTTGAGCGTCGTGTTGAGGATTACGAAACTCAGCTCAACAATACCCGTCAGCTATCAAACAACTTCGAGGGAAACAGCGAGCTGTCTTTGATTCGCAAGGATCTCTCTGCAGCTCGTCAAAAGGAGTTGGAATTCCTTCAAAAAGAGACTGCAAACCGCGACGTGCTCAAGGGTCTAAAGCGACAGATTACCGATCTTGAGCGCCAAGTGCACGAAACCGAAGTTTCTCGTTTGATCGCGTCTCCTAAGTCTTCCACCACTGATTCAGGTCGCAAGACTGAGGTCACTGAGCTCCGGAGCCAGCTTTCCGCAGCGCAAAAGTCGATCCACGATCTCAAATCCAAAAATAGAGAGGCTGAGCGCAAAGCTATGCAAGTGTCGCAAGATTTCCAACGTCAGCTAGATGACCTCGAGGATCAAAAGATCGTACTTGAAGAGGTTCTTGAGGAAGCCAGACAACAAGCCGAGGAGACGGCAGCCCAACACGAACGCGCACTTCGCCGAATGAAGCACCAGCTTGACAAGGCAGAACGCGAACGTAACACCTTGGCAACGCTACAGCCCAACATTAGCAAGCATGACCAGCAGCTGAGAAAGAACCAGGTAGAGATGGAGAACCTTGAGCACGACGTTCTACAGCAACAAGAAATTATTGACAACCTTGCCGCCTCTGAAGCATCCCTCCGGCGCAAGCTAGACCGAGCTCGTAACGAGCGGGCAGCGTTCCGCATGAGCGCCGAGAAGTTGCAAAAGGATCTTGAGCGTGTCAAGGTCGCAGCGGTCGCCGCCAGAGCCGGGACTTCAGACCGACGAAACGCTGTAGATCGCAAGGCTCTTGATTTAACTATTGAAGGGGCTGATCAGGCTCTTGAGACTGTCATCCGTGCAGCTGAGAGCGCCGACGAGCGTCACAAGAAGGAGTTGCGGGGCATGTTGATGCAGATGGAGTGGATGCAGGCTCGATTCAAGCGCGAAGCCTCTCTTCGAGCTGATGCCGCATATGCAAAGAAGTTCCTACAACTGCAGCTTGACGTCGCCAATGCATG CAACAAGGCTCAACTCCGCGAGCTCGAGGATATTCGCACAAACCTCCTTGGCAACAAAAAGGCCCTCGCTCTGCCTGGCCACACAACAGTCAGCCACTCATCCACGACGAAGCCCACGCTCAAGACATTCCTCGTCATGGCACGTTTCATTGCTCGCGTTCGCTTGTCGGCTAACAACTGGGCCAAACAAGAGGTTGTTCGTCGCAAGCTCGTGAGCGCAACTGAAGAACAGCGCAAGGTGAAGCGATCGAGGCAACTCAAAGTGGTCAAGGCCGAAGGCTAA